A genome region from Streptomyces sp. NBC_01296 includes the following:
- a CDS encoding CHAT domain-containing protein, translated as MLALGPYDVSDFVAAHAMLLDRYDMAAAVRLACGLEPDAPLDALTARQLSNVGLLHLYRGEGQEAVTVLDRARALADPEERAIVDIYLGSAHQALGDDAAAVSSLEHAVAAGTRESGFAAQALAMLVAHDEPDRAVDLLSFAARQEGSQGGQAAFNLAVLLAGRGDRAGAERAYRQAIAQAPAITRMWAANNLGNLLTRAGHPESAEAAFRIAIAEGLADSAVNLGLMFAGLGKLDDALAAYRTAAAMPDPDQQARALTDIGELFLTTGRFEEAEQALEVALATGHPEHAWRARFDLGSTLASLGRRREARRHFEICLTAPVPRVAEMARACLADLDRGLVPTESRDETHRPAPEPGQLAESLAHQLCDTDTWTDTRALLLAHPENLQAIAEALARNATRAEAEGHDGDAHAFRQHQQLVERCLQIGIDGAFAEKSGVADMANDDLAVRCLLLVEAIESQRATGTRAASTAQAAAALLDDPQWHGSSEEFRARVLVLAAEATNLGGHDLPYELLRRIIREMQELWQRCRPRFMGLLPYNLASALLTHRANGVPLADADEAVKLLDALEFTEDAAPDGQALIHSLLAEALAHRARANVETKAEDFDRALSLAEDSLRHLAAAQELGRDERSQVRGRVSRVLELHYATTRDRSSLERAVALSRQVVEDCGPAGRLVAVYRLAARLLERRNVGDTAAAVTLLGEAADLAPGGSELHEHVVYLLCETLLEDGYAAGADALPARRVHALISRRLSEIDGATSRSRCRTAILLIRLFEHTGDVTLVQNAVQILEATREAGVDGNDASLTAQVHGITLGVLYEATGDVDALHRSAAVLRELATGSPPEPETVEQYGTALYTLGIATGELFYFDQAVDVLRAGYGEQPEPELVRQLAIALENRGHRLQDIGDLREAVSLHRELYEATDPQSALRWRRAADLATAQLRLDNLAPDPAMLDEAIVALRDALHGRPTAQVGTRPLHNLASVLMHRYGQAGAPEALDEAIALIERCVSHEAAASALLPHYLATLGEALTLRHSRDGSVQDARRATATLRSACRTAVEQGFPLPRGALIWAQWAGDRGAWAEAVEAAELGLAHQETSVRTQLVRAHKEAAAAELGWLSCLGAYAYAQLGDTAAAAVIVERGLAAMLSEALEREPADLGRLADAGRGDLVRRYHDHTHAIAELAALLDPSNEGVRRPGTPAAAGQWAEPLKRRREALKGLIDEIRAVDGFGDFLKPPSLEDISAAAETQPLVYLLVTPWGGLALTIERGKDRPGHVELPLSRDLAGLLAAHLLSSNGPALLRAIGVITAALWTGAMKPVLLAMADHRAITLIPAGTLSFLPFHAARGSANLQPAPDDTYALDLMRLTYAPNARTLSQAARRARGQRSRETRRPTRLLAIDDPEPDTAPLRTDAEMTAALRRFPDHIRLRGGEATAARTLEHLPACDVLHFACHGVVSLLSPLESSLRLSGGEHLRLDTLMDTRINARLSVLSACSTHVSGIQSSYESVNLSSAFLVIGAAGVVASQWQVPDEATNLLMAAFYDCWEEDVEPSEALRRAQLWLRNITNQELRESFPDTVGPGPSGTVPRLLWLGTKPYTHPYFWAGFTYTGS; from the coding sequence ATGCTGGCACTGGGTCCTTACGACGTGAGCGACTTCGTCGCCGCCCACGCCATGCTCCTCGACCGCTACGACATGGCCGCGGCCGTCCGGCTGGCCTGCGGGCTCGAGCCTGATGCCCCCCTGGACGCCCTCACCGCACGGCAGTTGTCCAACGTGGGCCTGCTCCATCTCTACCGGGGTGAGGGCCAGGAGGCGGTCACGGTGCTCGACCGCGCGCGGGCTCTGGCCGACCCGGAGGAGCGGGCCATCGTCGACATCTATCTCGGGTCCGCGCACCAGGCCCTGGGAGACGACGCGGCGGCGGTGTCGTCCCTGGAACACGCGGTGGCCGCGGGTACCCGGGAATCGGGCTTCGCCGCCCAGGCACTCGCGATGCTGGTGGCGCACGACGAGCCCGACCGGGCCGTCGATCTGCTGTCGTTCGCGGCTCGTCAGGAGGGCTCACAAGGCGGTCAGGCGGCGTTCAATCTGGCCGTGCTCCTCGCCGGTCGAGGCGATCGCGCCGGAGCGGAACGGGCGTACCGGCAGGCGATCGCACAGGCCCCTGCCATCACCAGGATGTGGGCCGCCAACAACCTGGGCAATCTGCTCACGAGGGCCGGCCACCCGGAATCCGCCGAAGCGGCGTTCCGGATCGCCATCGCCGAAGGCCTGGCCGACTCGGCGGTCAACCTCGGTCTGATGTTCGCCGGGCTCGGCAAGTTGGACGATGCGCTCGCCGCCTACCGTACGGCCGCGGCCATGCCCGATCCCGATCAGCAGGCGCGGGCCCTGACCGACATCGGTGAACTGTTCCTCACCACCGGACGCTTCGAGGAGGCCGAGCAGGCCCTCGAAGTGGCCCTCGCCACGGGCCACCCCGAGCATGCCTGGCGGGCACGGTTCGATCTCGGCTCGACGCTGGCCAGCCTCGGGCGACGCCGGGAGGCACGGCGCCACTTCGAGATCTGCCTGACCGCTCCCGTGCCCCGGGTGGCGGAGATGGCCCGCGCCTGCCTGGCCGATCTGGACCGGGGCCTGGTGCCGACCGAGTCACGCGACGAGACGCATCGGCCTGCGCCCGAGCCCGGACAGCTCGCCGAGTCACTCGCACACCAGCTGTGCGACACGGACACATGGACCGATACGCGGGCCCTCTTGCTGGCCCACCCGGAGAACCTGCAGGCCATCGCGGAGGCCCTCGCCCGGAACGCGACGCGGGCCGAGGCGGAAGGACACGACGGCGACGCGCATGCATTTCGCCAGCATCAGCAGCTCGTGGAAAGGTGCCTGCAGATCGGCATCGACGGGGCGTTCGCCGAGAAGTCCGGTGTCGCGGACATGGCGAACGACGACCTGGCCGTACGGTGTCTGCTCCTCGTGGAGGCCATCGAAAGCCAGCGTGCCACCGGTACGCGCGCCGCAAGCACCGCACAAGCGGCGGCCGCCCTCCTGGACGATCCCCAATGGCACGGTTCCTCGGAGGAGTTCAGGGCACGGGTCCTGGTGCTGGCCGCCGAGGCGACGAACCTCGGTGGGCATGACCTCCCGTACGAGCTCCTTCGGCGGATCATCCGGGAAATGCAGGAGCTGTGGCAGCGCTGCCGACCCCGGTTCATGGGTCTGCTGCCCTACAACCTCGCCTCCGCGCTGCTGACGCACCGTGCGAACGGTGTTCCCCTGGCGGATGCCGACGAGGCGGTGAAGCTGCTGGACGCCCTCGAGTTCACGGAGGACGCAGCCCCCGACGGACAGGCTCTGATCCACAGCCTGCTGGCGGAAGCACTTGCACACCGGGCCCGCGCGAATGTCGAGACGAAGGCCGAGGATTTCGACCGAGCCCTCTCCCTCGCGGAGGATTCGCTCCGGCACCTCGCCGCGGCGCAGGAACTGGGCCGGGACGAGCGCTCCCAGGTCCGCGGCAGGGTGAGCCGTGTGCTCGAACTCCACTACGCGACGACCCGCGACCGGAGCTCCCTCGAACGGGCCGTCGCGCTGAGCCGCCAAGTGGTCGAGGACTGCGGCCCGGCAGGCCGGCTGGTGGCGGTCTACCGCCTCGCCGCACGGCTCCTGGAGCGGCGCAACGTCGGAGACACGGCGGCTGCCGTCACGCTGCTCGGCGAGGCGGCCGATCTCGCTCCCGGCGGCAGCGAGCTCCATGAGCACGTCGTCTACCTGCTGTGCGAGACGCTCCTGGAGGACGGCTACGCCGCAGGAGCGGACGCCCTGCCGGCACGCCGCGTCCACGCGCTCATCTCCCGCAGGCTCTCGGAGATCGACGGCGCCACGTCCAGGAGCCGCTGCCGCACGGCCATCCTGCTCATCCGCCTCTTCGAGCACACCGGGGACGTCACCCTCGTGCAGAACGCCGTGCAGATCCTCGAGGCGACACGCGAAGCCGGGGTCGACGGGAACGACGCGTCCCTGACGGCTCAGGTCCACGGGATCACCCTCGGCGTGCTCTACGAGGCCACCGGTGACGTGGACGCACTGCACCGCTCGGCAGCGGTCCTCCGGGAGCTGGCGACGGGCAGTCCTCCGGAGCCGGAAACCGTCGAGCAATACGGCACCGCGCTCTACACCCTGGGGATCGCGACGGGGGAACTGTTCTATTTCGACCAGGCGGTCGACGTCCTCAGGGCCGGATACGGGGAACAGCCCGAACCCGAACTCGTCCGGCAGCTCGCCATCGCCCTGGAGAACCGGGGCCACCGGCTCCAAGACATCGGCGATCTCCGGGAAGCGGTTTCCCTCCACCGCGAGCTGTACGAGGCGACCGACCCGCAGTCGGCCCTGCGGTGGCGCCGCGCGGCCGATCTGGCAACCGCGCAGCTCAGGCTCGACAACCTGGCACCCGATCCGGCCATGCTCGACGAGGCGATCGTCGCACTGCGCGACGCCCTGCACGGCCGCCCCACCGCACAGGTCGGGACACGGCCCCTGCACAACCTGGCGTCCGTACTGATGCACCGGTACGGGCAGGCCGGCGCCCCGGAGGCCCTCGACGAGGCCATCGCCCTGATCGAACGGTGTGTGTCCCACGAGGCCGCAGCGTCGGCACTGCTCCCCCACTATTTGGCCACCCTCGGTGAGGCATTGACCCTCAGACACTCCCGGGACGGCTCGGTGCAGGACGCCCGGCGCGCGACGGCGACCCTGCGATCGGCCTGCAGGACCGCGGTCGAACAGGGATTCCCGCTCCCACGAGGGGCCCTCATCTGGGCCCAGTGGGCCGGTGACCGCGGTGCCTGGGCGGAAGCGGTCGAGGCTGCCGAACTCGGACTGGCCCATCAAGAGACCTCCGTGCGCACCCAGCTGGTGCGCGCCCACAAGGAAGCCGCCGCCGCCGAACTGGGCTGGCTCAGCTGCCTGGGCGCGTATGCGTACGCGCAGCTCGGCGACACGGCGGCGGCCGCCGTCATCGTCGAGCGCGGCCTGGCCGCGATGCTGTCCGAGGCCCTGGAACGCGAACCGGCCGATCTGGGCAGGCTCGCCGACGCCGGACGCGGCGATCTCGTCCGCCGCTACCACGACCACACGCATGCCATCGCGGAGCTGGCGGCGCTCCTCGACCCTTCGAACGAGGGCGTACGCCGACCCGGCACGCCGGCCGCGGCCGGCCAGTGGGCGGAACCCCTCAAACGGCGGCGCGAGGCACTGAAGGGCCTCATCGACGAGATCCGCGCGGTCGACGGATTCGGCGATTTCCTCAAACCGCCGAGCCTGGAGGACATCAGCGCCGCAGCCGAGACACAGCCCCTCGTGTACCTGCTCGTCACGCCCTGGGGCGGGCTGGCCCTCACGATCGAGCGCGGCAAGGACCGCCCCGGCCATGTCGAACTGCCCCTGAGCCGCGACCTCGCCGGCCTTCTCGCGGCGCATCTGCTCAGCTCGAACGGCCCGGCCCTCCTGCGCGCCATCGGCGTCATCACCGCCGCACTCTGGACGGGCGCCATGAAGCCGGTGCTGCTGGCGATGGCCGACCACCGGGCCATCACCCTCATCCCCGCGGGGACGCTGTCGTTCCTTCCCTTCCACGCGGCGCGGGGGTCGGCGAACCTGCAGCCTGCGCCGGACGACACCTATGCACTGGACCTGATGCGCCTCACCTACGCGCCCAATGCCAGAACGCTGTCCCAAGCCGCCCGTCGCGCTCGCGGACAGCGGAGCCGGGAAACGCGACGTCCCACGCGACTCCTGGCCATCGACGATCCGGAACCGGACACGGCGCCGCTGCGCACCGATGCCGAGATGACCGCTGCGCTCCGGCGCTTCCCCGACCACATCCGTCTCCGGGGCGGCGAGGCCACCGCGGCCCGCACGCTGGAGCACCTCCCCGCCTGCGACGTGCTCCACTTCGCCTGCCACGGAGTCGTGTCGCTCCTCAGCCCCTTGGAGAGCTCACTGCGGCTGTCCGGCGGGGAACACCTCAGGCTCGACACCCTCATGGACACCAGGATCAACGCCAGGTTGTCCGTACTGTCGGCCTGCTCCACCCACGTCTCCGGGATCCAGTCGTCATACGAGTCGGTCAATCTGTCCTCGGCGTTCCTGGTCATCGGCGCCGCCGGCGTCGTCGCGTCGCAGTGGCAGGTCCCGGACGAGGCGACCAACCTGCTCATGGCGGCCTTCTACGACTGCTGGGAGGAAGACGTGGAGCCGTCGGAGGCACTGCGCCGGGCGCAGCTGTGGCTGAGGAACATCACGAACCAGGAGCTCCGGGAAAGCTTTCCGGACACCGTGGGCCCCGGCCCTTCCGGTACGGTCCCCCGGCTGCTCTGGCTGGGGACGAAGCCCTACACGCACCCGTACTTCTGGGCGGGCTTCACGTATACGGGGAGCTGA
- a CDS encoding MFS transporter — protein MGCLLLTVGLLLIVLGLEQWSDWGIADARICLLLGSGAAVMFVFVWHELRAPVPLIELRTLRGGQVPFALVFLTVVQCLSIFLTFNLPIFLEHVESYGSLLVSIVLAMTSIGSPLLAPYAGRSADAGRARLMLTGGLGLGVLAAGLTVCGVLSRQYAAIAGAMVLLGCGTALVYTPATSLVISAHPETEKGISSALTVEARQLGATVGLASCQVLMTSMEWLHRRPLLEKDLAVGHGALDKVLFDSMAAPALGHRSAAEVDAAVDSAFVFGFITVLLVLTAIVLATTLTALWAFERPGVRHRIEPSLSTAEAES, from the coding sequence TTGGGCTGCCTCCTGCTCACCGTCGGGCTCCTCCTCATCGTGCTGGGGCTGGAGCAGTGGTCCGACTGGGGAATCGCCGATGCGAGAATCTGCCTGCTGCTGGGATCCGGAGCGGCGGTGATGTTCGTCTTCGTGTGGCACGAGCTGCGCGCCCCCGTCCCCCTCATCGAACTGAGAACACTGCGGGGCGGTCAGGTTCCCTTCGCACTCGTATTCCTGACCGTGGTGCAGTGCCTCTCGATTTTCCTCACCTTCAACCTTCCGATTTTCCTGGAACACGTGGAGAGTTACGGGTCGCTCCTGGTCAGCATCGTTCTGGCGATGACCAGCATCGGTTCGCCGCTGCTCGCCCCCTACGCAGGCCGGTCGGCCGACGCCGGACGGGCCCGGCTGATGCTGACGGGAGGTCTGGGGTTGGGAGTGCTCGCGGCGGGTCTGACCGTCTGCGGGGTGCTGTCCCGGCAGTACGCGGCGATCGCGGGCGCGATGGTCCTGCTCGGCTGCGGCACTGCACTCGTGTACACACCGGCCACCTCCCTCGTCATTTCGGCCCATCCCGAGACCGAGAAGGGCATCTCCTCGGCGTTGACGGTGGAGGCCCGCCAACTGGGAGCCACCGTCGGGCTGGCCTCGTGCCAGGTGCTCATGACGTCGATGGAGTGGCTCCATCGCAGACCGCTCCTGGAGAAGGACCTCGCGGTCGGGCACGGAGCCCTCGACAAGGTCCTCTTCGACTCCATGGCCGCGCCCGCTCTGGGTCACCGGTCGGCGGCGGAAGTGGACGCGGCCGTCGATTCGGCGTTCGTCTTCGGGTTCATCACGGTCCTCCTCGTCCTGACCGCGATCGTGCTGGCGACGACGCTGACCGCACTGTGGGCGTTCGAAAGGCCCGGTGTCCGCCACCGCATCGAACCGAGCCTGTCGACGGCCGAGGCGGAATCCTGA
- a CDS encoding CU044_2847 family protein, whose product MSFLVELPVGATGEASEASDVVRVEISEAGEGLVQVARPGQVVARATRSLGEMLAGVRPVAQRFVESFRGMADAPDEIVVEFGLTLSAEADVVISSTAAEANFSVSLTWHKSPPTDPDSPSAVPAASPGPAQ is encoded by the coding sequence ATGTCGTTTCTGGTGGAGTTACCTGTGGGCGCGACGGGCGAGGCGTCCGAGGCGTCCGATGTGGTGAGGGTGGAGATCTCGGAGGCGGGGGAGGGGCTGGTCCAGGTCGCTCGACCGGGTCAGGTGGTGGCCCGGGCCACGCGGTCGCTGGGGGAGATGTTGGCCGGGGTCCGGCCCGTCGCGCAGCGGTTCGTCGAGAGCTTTCGCGGAATGGCCGACGCGCCCGACGAGATCGTGGTCGAGTTCGGGCTGACGCTTTCCGCCGAGGCCGATGTGGTGATCTCCAGCACGGCGGCCGAGGCCAACTTCAGCGTGTCGCTGACCTGGCACAAATCGCCGCCCACCGACCCCGATTCCCCTTCGGCCGTGCCCGCCGCGTCCCCTGGCCCGGCACAGTGA
- a CDS encoding serine protease, with translation MPPDAVGAAGPRAFDAAVLRIRDGRGDAVGLGFLVAADLALTCAHVVSAALGLPEDVEPDASARLDIGLPLQPPAAVDGPGTTASVESWLPPQSSGTGDVAVLRLSAPLPGSHPLRLVEAQDVWGHPARAFGFPSGRPGGVWHSGVLRARQANGWVQVDLAADGYRVSRGFSGGPVWDDKLAGVVGMMAVAEAGDPAASYLIPTDGLLSAVPELRDLVLPPSPYRSLSPFQEADAPVFHGREAETAELVAMLARHRWTTVVGPSGSGKSSLALAGVLPRIRSTGDVAVVLRPASGGNPLSALAAALLPLLEPELSETQRLERIPAMAGLLRGHGLADLVRRLLELRGGHRLLVLVDQLEELLALAPAAVDELAEVLFDEELPTTVRVLTTLRADFLEAALAHPRLGHVLSRQVYALGPMSTGQLREIVTAPVDAIPGVHYEPHLVDRILADTSSEPGALALLGFTLDLLWQRQGGGALTHQAYEQLGGVPGALGAYADRVWAEQVAAEDEPAARRLFTQLIRVPLESAAATRRTALRSELGEDEWQIAQRLAATRLLVAGRSPEDSETVELSHESLITGWGKLGAWAAEDRSFLVWRETLRHDRERWEHGERAVELLPPALALDAARRWLGERGTDLNEAERGYLDLGRAQLRSRNRKRKALFSGIGTVVALALVLASLFYSAQEQGRQQKTLALSRGLTQMAQSEKPYDATLSVMLALAAYKTSPTQEARNELLQQYIAYSGSTRELSGVLGKISWMRTSKDGNVVIAVSELGGAFVFVHALNGQVRSEQVAADLKLADAQVSADGRRAAFVRSDGTILWFDITATGGTIAGPLHELPRVDGMRQGSHGGSRTAFSENGQMIATRVMNSPSPTATGRLVWWNLYSDTVAGTVPAPYYMVSLLRFGPDGHSFLVDTFNHTAGLEVIDMATGTARTVVEARVTALSGDGTAAVVCNVEGEETVYHRLRISDGSTLGRPYRGKSSVCLIEGVDGSGSKVLLGSSVLTLADLEQGVVTAEAAGPKGSYFYIDGLISAGGKFTAVGWSDARITYTELSEPVAVLDVAQQVLTADATKTLTVLGDGSRLQLRRTPGDRLLAEVPRPEPFWDTKNSPLRQTRDGTLFADRDGKNTLSVRTVSDLRQVVRITAAMPPTGDPKDLDFAFFFDMDNHLVTLSGTRIQQWDPHTGRQLAQFDTAVFHPRNDSKGKGIPQVVVTAFPAPNQVAVLVLDDPVVRIVDIVTGSTVTTVRTAADAVFIRFDSSGRYFALSRGQSHLELWQREPARKQISPLRSVSESGETPVAGAFIDGDGTFLMAANGSVQIFDIARRTLRDSYVFGRPGDNGRGALSDGRFSFIDVSKDGRTVIYADADGKGGPLVLDPDLWRRELCSIIGYREFTAEERGSLPVKPPERQVCTAP, from the coding sequence TTGCCTCCCGATGCCGTCGGGGCGGCGGGTCCGAGGGCTTTCGACGCGGCCGTGCTGCGTATCCGCGATGGGCGTGGCGACGCGGTGGGCCTCGGCTTCCTGGTTGCCGCGGATCTGGCCCTCACCTGCGCGCACGTGGTCTCCGCCGCGCTGGGCCTTCCCGAGGACGTCGAGCCCGACGCCTCCGCCCGCCTCGACATCGGCCTGCCGCTGCAGCCGCCGGCCGCGGTGGACGGGCCGGGTACGACGGCGAGTGTCGAGTCGTGGTTGCCGCCGCAGTCCTCCGGTACCGGGGACGTGGCGGTGCTCCGGCTGAGCGCTCCCCTGCCCGGCTCGCATCCCCTCCGGCTGGTCGAGGCCCAGGACGTATGGGGCCATCCCGCACGCGCCTTCGGCTTTCCCTCCGGCCGCCCCGGCGGGGTATGGCATTCCGGCGTGCTGCGGGCCCGGCAGGCCAACGGCTGGGTACAGGTCGACCTGGCCGCCGACGGCTACCGGGTCTCGCGAGGCTTCAGCGGCGGGCCCGTCTGGGACGACAAGCTCGCCGGCGTGGTCGGCATGATGGCAGTGGCGGAGGCCGGCGATCCTGCGGCGAGTTACCTGATCCCCACCGACGGACTGCTGTCGGCCGTACCGGAACTGCGGGATCTCGTCCTTCCGCCCTCGCCGTACCGCAGCCTGTCACCGTTCCAGGAGGCCGATGCGCCGGTCTTCCACGGCAGAGAGGCCGAGACCGCCGAACTCGTCGCGATGCTCGCTCGCCATCGGTGGACCACCGTCGTCGGCCCCTCCGGATCGGGCAAGTCCTCGCTGGCCCTGGCGGGAGTCCTCCCGCGGATCCGATCGACCGGCGACGTGGCCGTGGTCCTGCGTCCCGCTTCCGGCGGAAACCCGCTCTCGGCCCTCGCGGCCGCGCTGCTGCCGCTGCTGGAACCCGAACTGTCCGAGACGCAACGGCTCGAACGGATTCCCGCCATGGCAGGCCTGCTCCGAGGACACGGGCTGGCCGACCTGGTGCGCCGCCTCCTCGAGTTGCGCGGGGGCCACCGGCTCCTCGTCCTGGTGGACCAGCTCGAGGAGCTGCTCGCACTCGCTCCCGCGGCCGTCGACGAGCTCGCCGAGGTCCTCTTCGACGAGGAGCTGCCCACCACCGTCAGGGTGCTGACCACGCTGCGCGCCGATTTCCTGGAGGCGGCCCTCGCCCACCCCCGCCTGGGGCACGTCCTCAGCCGGCAGGTCTACGCGCTCGGGCCGATGAGCACCGGACAGCTCAGAGAGATCGTCACGGCTCCCGTCGATGCCATCCCCGGGGTGCACTACGAACCCCACCTGGTCGACCGCATCCTTGCCGACACCAGCAGCGAGCCGGGTGCCCTGGCGCTCCTCGGGTTCACCCTGGACCTGCTGTGGCAGCGGCAGGGCGGCGGGGCCCTGACGCATCAGGCGTACGAACAACTCGGCGGCGTCCCCGGCGCCCTCGGGGCCTATGCCGACCGGGTCTGGGCGGAGCAGGTCGCTGCGGAAGACGAACCGGCCGCCCGGCGCCTCTTCACCCAGCTCATCCGTGTGCCGCTCGAATCGGCGGCCGCCACACGCCGCACGGCGCTGCGGAGCGAGCTGGGCGAGGACGAGTGGCAGATCGCCCAGCGGCTGGCCGCCACCCGGCTGTTGGTCGCCGGCCGCAGCCCCGAAGACTCCGAGACGGTCGAGCTTTCCCACGAGTCGCTGATCACCGGCTGGGGCAAGCTGGGCGCATGGGCCGCGGAAGACCGTTCCTTCCTGGTCTGGCGGGAAACACTGAGGCATGACCGGGAACGCTGGGAGCATGGCGAGCGCGCCGTGGAGCTGCTGCCCCCAGCCCTCGCACTGGACGCCGCCCGGCGCTGGCTGGGCGAGCGCGGCACCGATCTGAACGAGGCGGAACGCGGCTATCTGGATCTGGGGCGCGCCCAGCTCCGGTCACGAAACCGCAAGCGGAAGGCGCTGTTCTCCGGCATCGGGACGGTTGTTGCGCTCGCACTGGTCCTCGCGAGCCTGTTCTACTCCGCCCAGGAACAGGGTCGTCAGCAAAAGACGCTGGCCCTCTCCCGCGGGCTGACCCAGATGGCACAGAGCGAGAAGCCCTACGACGCGACGCTTTCGGTGATGCTTGCCCTGGCCGCGTACAAGACCTCCCCCACCCAGGAGGCACGCAACGAGCTGCTGCAGCAGTACATCGCGTACTCGGGTTCCACGCGCGAACTGTCCGGCGTGCTGGGGAAGATCAGCTGGATGCGGACCAGCAAGGACGGCAACGTCGTGATCGCCGTGTCGGAGCTCGGCGGGGCGTTCGTCTTCGTCCACGCACTGAACGGCCAGGTCCGCAGCGAGCAAGTGGCAGCCGATCTGAAACTGGCCGATGCCCAGGTGTCCGCGGACGGCAGGCGGGCTGCGTTCGTCCGAAGCGACGGCACCATCCTGTGGTTCGACATCACCGCAACCGGAGGCACGATCGCCGGTCCCCTCCACGAACTTCCCAGGGTCGACGGAATGCGCCAGGGCTCGCACGGCGGCAGCCGGACAGCCTTCTCGGAGAACGGCCAGATGATCGCGACCCGGGTGATGAACAGTCCGTCGCCCACGGCAACGGGCCGGCTGGTGTGGTGGAACCTGTACAGCGACACCGTCGCCGGCACGGTACCCGCCCCGTACTACATGGTCTCTCTGCTGCGCTTCGGTCCGGACGGCCACTCCTTCCTGGTGGATACCTTCAACCACACGGCCGGACTGGAGGTCATCGACATGGCCACGGGTACGGCCCGGACCGTGGTGGAGGCACGTGTCACGGCACTCTCCGGCGACGGCACCGCGGCCGTGGTCTGCAACGTGGAGGGCGAGGAGACGGTCTACCACCGCCTCAGGATCTCGGACGGCTCCACGCTGGGACGCCCGTACCGAGGGAAATCGTCCGTTTGTCTCATCGAGGGCGTCGACGGATCCGGGTCCAAGGTGCTCCTCGGCTCGTCGGTACTGACGCTGGCGGACTTGGAGCAGGGCGTCGTCACGGCCGAGGCTGCGGGACCGAAGGGGTCGTACTTCTACATCGACGGTCTGATATCCGCCGGCGGCAAGTTCACTGCCGTCGGCTGGTCCGACGCCCGCATCACCTACACCGAGCTATCGGAACCCGTCGCTGTCCTCGATGTCGCCCAGCAGGTACTGACCGCCGACGCCACCAAGACGCTCACCGTCCTGGGTGACGGCTCACGCCTGCAACTGCGCCGCACACCCGGCGACCGGCTGCTTGCCGAGGTCCCGCGCCCCGAACCCTTCTGGGACACCAAGAACAGCCCCCTGCGGCAGACCCGCGACGGCACGCTGTTCGCCGACCGCGACGGCAAGAACACCCTCTCCGTCAGGACCGTGTCCGACCTCCGGCAGGTGGTCCGGATCACTGCTGCCATGCCACCCACGGGAGATCCCAAAGACCTCGATTTCGCCTTCTTCTTCGACATGGACAACCACCTCGTGACCCTCTCCGGTACCCGGATCCAGCAATGGGATCCGCATACGGGCCGGCAGCTCGCGCAGTTCGACACCGCCGTCTTCCATCCCAGGAACGACAGCAAGGGCAAGGGCATACCGCAGGTGGTCGTCACGGCCTTTCCGGCGCCCAACCAGGTCGCCGTACTCGTCCTGGACGATCCCGTCGTCCGCATCGTCGACATCGTGACGGGCAGCACGGTCACGACGGTACGGACGGCCGCCGACGCCGTGTTCATCCGTTTCGACTCCAGCGGCCGGTACTTCGCACTGTCCCGCGGCCAGAGCCATCTGGAGCTGTGGCAGCGAGAACCGGCCCGCAAACAGATCAGCCCGCTGCGCAGCGTCTCGGAGAGCGGCGAGACTCCGGTGGCCGGAGCTTTCATCGACGGTGACGGCACCTTCTTGATGGCTGCCAATGGGTCGGTGCAGATCTTTGACATAGCCCGTCGCACCCTCCGCGACAGCTACGTCTTCGGCCGACCGGGCGACAACGGCAGGGGCGCCTTGTCCGATGGCAGGTTCTCCTTCATCGACGTGTCCAAAGACGGCCGTACGGTCATCTACGCGGACGCCGACGGCAAGGGCGGGCCCCTCGTCCTGGACCCCGACCTGTGGCGGCGCGAGCTGTGCAGCATCATCGGCTACCGCGAGTTCACGGCCGAGGAACGGGGGAGCCTCCCGGTAAAGCCCCCGGAGCGACAGGTCTGTACGGCTCCCTGA